Genomic segment of Candidatus Sysuiplasma jiujiangense:
CATCGCTGCTTACCGCTATATCATCATCCAATCCGTCCAGCCTTATAAGCACCCTGAATATTCCAGCGGAATAACTGCATATTTTTACAAAACCGTTACCGATCAATACCCAATAATCCGAACCCTTCAGTGAGGTATTATTCTCCTCCAGTACTTCAAGCGATTCCGGCCTGAAACCGACTCTTACCTCTGTATTGTTCTCCGGAACTATGGCAATCAGCTCATCTCTCCTGAAGCCCAGTTTACATCTATCACCCAACTTTACTTCAACATCTTTGCCGGAACCCTGCGTCATTAAACCCTGTATGACACTCATCTCACCTATGGATCTTGCAACAGTTAAGTTACTGGGCTTGTGGTACAGGTCCGAAGTCCTGCCCATCTGGGCATTCCTGCCGTCTGTTATCGCAAGCGTGTCACTGGCGAGCGAAAATATGTCTGCAGGGTCGTGGGAAACTATGATAGCAGTGATGCTCAGCTCCTTCTGAACAGTGCGGATGAGAGATCTAGCATTATCCTTGATGGTTGCATCAAGATTGCTAAAGGGCTCGTCAAGCAGCAGAAGAGAAGGGCTCTTGGAAAGAGCCCTTGCAACGGCCACTCTTTGCTGCTGCCCGCCGCTGATCCTGCCAGGCTTCCTGACTAGAATTTCAGTTATTCCCAGCATTTTCGCCAGATGCAGGACAGTCGACTCAATATCATTTTCATCCATCTTCTTCGCTCTGAGCGGAAAAGCTATGTTATCATAACTTGTGAGATGAGGATAGAGAGCCCAAGTCTGGAATACCATGCCTATGTTCCTTTCCTCTATTGGCACTCTGATCTTTCCTTCCTCGGCGACGACCGTATTGTCGAACTTGACCTTTCCATGAGACGGTCCCTCCAGACCTGCAATTATCCGGAGGAGTGTCGTCTTTCCTGCTCCGCTCTGTCCAATTATGCCGAAGAAATTGCCATCTGCGACTTCGAAGCTGATATCATCTAGCACTTTGTTCTCAAGTTTCTTCTTCGTAAATATCTTAGTGACATTTTCAAGACCGATTTTGACCATTCCAAATCACCCTTTCGAGCCGCTCCCGAGAGCAAGGAAACCACGCATAAAATATCTTCCGAGGAGTAC
This window contains:
- a CDS encoding ABC transporter ATP-binding protein, coding for MVKIGLENVTKIFTKKKLENKVLDDISFEVADGNFFGIIGQSGAGKTTLLRIIAGLEGPSHGKVKFDNTVVAEEGKIRVPIEERNIGMVFQTWALYPHLTSYDNIAFPLRAKKMDENDIESTVLHLAKMLGITEILVRKPGRISGGQQQRVAVARALSKSPSLLLLDEPFSNLDATIKDNARSLIRTVQKELSITAIIVSHDPADIFSLASDTLAITDGRNAQMGRTSDLYHKPSNLTVARSIGEMSVIQGLMTQGSGKDVEVKLGDRCKLGFRRDELIAIVPENNTEVRVGFRPESLEVLEENNTSLKGSDYWVLIGNGFVKICSYSAGIFRVLIRLDGLDDDIAVSSDVSIDTDSRISLYAKRDDLKLFDSNGNSMLNYSMSLGKQGSSNDERRRIYAST